In a single window of the Campylobacter hyointestinalis subsp. lawsonii genome:
- a CDS encoding GDP-mannose 4,6-dehydratase has translation MKALITGFTGQVGSQMADFLLENTDYEVIGMMRWQEPMDNIYHLSDRINKNDRISVYYADLNDYSSIQKLFETHRPDVIFHLAAQSFPKTSFDIPIETLQTNIIGTANILENIRALKQKDAYDPVVHVCSSSEVYGRAKVGIKLNEDTPFHGASPYSISKIGTDYLGRFYGEAYGIKTYVTRMGTHSGPRRSDVFFESTVAKQIALIEAGLQEPIIKVGNLSSVRTFQDCRDAIRAYYLLSLESQKGKVPCGEAFNIAGEEAFKLPEVIDILLRFSKRDDIKIQEDTNRLRPIDADYQMFDNTKIKSFINWKPEIPARKMFEDLLNHWRDEIKKGRIPLNR, from the coding sequence ATGAAAGCTCTAATTACAGGATTTACGGGGCAAGTAGGCTCTCAAATGGCTGATTTTTTGCTAGAAAATACAGATTATGAAGTGATAGGTATGATGCGATGGCAAGAGCCTATGGATAATATATACCACTTAAGTGATCGCATCAACAAAAATGATAGAATAAGTGTATATTATGCAGATTTAAATGACTATTCAAGCATTCAAAAGCTTTTTGAAACACATCGTCCAGATGTGATCTTTCACCTAGCGGCGCAATCTTTTCCTAAAACTTCTTTTGATATTCCTATTGAAACACTACAAACAAATATCATAGGCACAGCAAATATATTAGAAAATATAAGAGCCTTAAAACAAAAAGATGCTTATGACCCAGTTGTCCATGTATGCTCATCAAGCGAGGTTTATGGTAGAGCAAAAGTTGGAATAAAATTAAATGAAGATACCCCATTTCACGGCGCTAGTCCATATAGTATTAGCAAAATCGGAACTGACTATTTAGGTAGATTTTATGGCGAGGCTTATGGTATTAAAACCTATGTAACTAGAATGGGAACACATAGTGGCCCAAGGCGTAGCGATGTCTTTTTTGAAAGTACAGTCGCTAAGCAAATTGCCCTAATAGAAGCAGGTCTTCAAGAGCCAATTATAAAAGTTGGAAATCTATCAAGTGTTAGAACTTTCCAAGATTGCCGTGATGCTATTAGAGCGTATTATCTTTTATCGCTAGAGAGCCAAAAAGGCAAAGTGCCTTGTGGGGAGGCTTTTAATATAGCAGGAGAAGAGGCATTTAAGCTGCCTGAAGTTATAGATATATTGCTTAGATTTTCAAAAAGAGATGATATCAAAATTCAAGAAGATACCAATAGACTTCGCCCAATTGATGCTGATTATCAAATGTTTGATAATACTAAGATTAAAAGCTTTATCAATTGGAAACCAGAAATTCCAGCTAGAAAGATGTTTGAAGACCTGTTAAATCATTGGCGAGATGAGATTAAAAAAGGTAGAATCCCTCTAAATAGATAA
- a CDS encoding transketolase family protein, producing the protein MKSNLTMRDAFFINLYEEMSKNENIYLITADFGAPMLDKIRESFNKRAINIGIAEQNAINIAAGLALEGKCVYVYGIAPFISMRPFEQLRINLSALSSLRNINVNIISVGAGVSYSISGPTHHCLEDLSLIRTLPNFEIFSPSDSELVNRYFKHTIEIKRPKYLRFDATALLNLEYDAYDINDGFRVKKSKKSNIAIISTGYMSQKAYEISKEYDIELIDIYSINSNQNDKLIEYINRYEHIITLEEGFINCGGLDSYINFYIKNKNIINLGFAKKYTFDIGDREFIHSLNHIGFKDIKDILNSLS; encoded by the coding sequence ATGAAAAGTAACCTAACAATGCGAGATGCGTTTTTTATAAATTTATATGAAGAGATGAGTAAAAATGAGAATATATATCTAATCACGGCTGATTTTGGCGCCCCTATGCTTGATAAGATTAGAGAGTCTTTTAATAAAAGAGCCATAAATATCGGGATTGCCGAGCAAAATGCTATTAATATAGCTGCTGGTTTGGCCTTGGAGGGTAAATGCGTTTATGTCTATGGCATTGCGCCATTTATTAGTATGCGTCCATTTGAGCAACTTCGTATAAATTTAAGCGCACTAAGTAGTTTGCGAAATATAAATGTCAATATTATTAGTGTAGGCGCTGGGGTTAGCTACTCTATTAGTGGGCCTACACATCACTGCTTAGAAGACTTAAGCCTAATTAGAACCCTACCAAATTTTGAGATATTTTCACCTAGCGATTCAGAACTAGTAAATAGATATTTCAAGCATACAATTGAGATAAAAAGGCCAAAATATTTACGCTTTGATGCTACGGCGCTTTTAAATTTAGAATATGATGCTTATGATATTAATGATGGTTTTAGAGTCAAAAAATCTAAAAAATCCAATATCGCAATCATATCTACTGGCTATATGTCGCAAAAAGCATATGAAATTTCAAAAGAGTATGATATAGAACTTATAGATATCTATTCTATAAATTCAAATCAAAATGATAAATTAATCGAGTATATAAATAGATATGAGCATATAATTACCCTAGAAGAGGGCTTTATAAATTGCGGTGGATTAGATAGCTATATTAATTTTTATATTAAAAACAAGAATATAATAAATTTAGGCTTTGCCAAAAAATATACTTTTGATATAGGCGATAGAGAATTCATACACTCACTCAATCATATCGGTTTTAAAGATATTAAAGATATTTTAAATTCTCTAAGCTAA
- a CDS encoding transketolase, producing the protein MNLQNKSDEIRIKTLEIHKRAKETRIASSLSPIEIFVALFYGNIIKFNPKNPQDKTRDRFIISKGHGSICMYPILADLGYFDEKELLNVGKKGSFLGSIPDPLIPGYETINGSLGHGLGVGAGMAYGLKNSNSNEKVVVLVGNGELQEGSNWEAIMFAKQYNLSNLIVIVDSNKKQMLDFSKNILDIEPMSDKFKSFGWESIEVKDGHNTADLLEGLKKAFFNDSIAPKVVIANTIKGKGVDKLEKSPLAHVLSLSDEEIEETIKRIKNEK; encoded by the coding sequence ATGAATTTACAAAATAAATCAGATGAAATAAGAATCAAAACACTAGAAATTCACAAAAGAGCCAAAGAGACTAGAATAGCCTCTAGTCTATCACCAATTGAGATATTTGTAGCTTTATTCTATGGAAATATCATCAAATTTAACCCTAAAAATCCACAAGACAAAACTAGAGATAGATTTATTATATCCAAAGGGCATGGCTCGATTTGTATGTATCCTATTTTGGCAGATTTAGGCTATTTTGATGAAAAGGAGCTATTAAATGTAGGCAAAAAGGGAAGTTTCTTAGGTAGCATACCTGATCCTTTAATTCCTGGTTATGAGACGATTAATGGCTCATTAGGCCATGGTCTAGGCGTAGGTGCTGGGATGGCTTATGGATTAAAAAACTCAAATTCAAATGAAAAAGTAGTTGTTTTAGTTGGTAATGGCGAATTACAAGAGGGCTCAAACTGGGAGGCTATTATGTTTGCTAAACAATACAATCTTAGTAATCTTATTGTCATTGTAGATTCAAATAAAAAACAGATGCTTGATTTTAGTAAAAATATTTTAGATATAGAGCCAATGAGCGATAAATTTAAATCTTTTGGCTGGGAGTCTATAGAGGTCAAAGATGGCCACAATACAGCTGATTTATTAGAAGGCTTAAAGAAAGCGTTTTTTAATGATTCTATTGCCCCAAAAGTTGTAATCGCAAATACTATCAAAGGCAAAGGCGTAGATAAATTAGAAAAAAGCCCACTAGCTCATGTGTTATCACTAAGCGATGAAGAGATTGAAGAGACAATTAAAAGGATCAAAAATGAAAAGTAA
- a CDS encoding NAD-dependent epimerase/dehydratase family protein — protein sequence MLLYQFLNQYYSQISVLNLEELRDKTIFITGSNGLIGSNFVSYFYYLNKNFNFNIKIIAHSFSKPIWFLPKDDNITYLNSDLNNLKIDFKFDYLIHAATYGQPKKVLENRVGTILLNSASLIQLLEKSKEYNAKVLFLSSSSIYGEIDKEHLPTCESYFGYLNPFDSSSIYAQSKRVAETICKIYIDAGVRISIARIAIAYGPGFKLDDKRVMNEFITQAINHKRIVLLDQGRAYRQFNFITDAIEMCLNILINANNDVYNIAGLFENRSILDLANKIGNLINADVVLPDISDESISGQSVVNLDISKYINKFGKNSFISLDEGLELNIKWMKILKEKENEFTK from the coding sequence ATGCTATTATATCAATTTTTAAATCAATACTATTCTCAAATTTCAGTTTTAAATTTAGAAGAGCTTAGGGATAAAACTATCTTTATAACAGGCTCTAATGGCTTGATAGGTTCTAATTTTGTAAGCTATTTTTATTATCTAAATAAAAATTTTAATTTTAATATTAAAATTATCGCTCATAGCTTTTCAAAGCCTATTTGGTTTTTGCCTAAAGATGATAATATAACATATCTAAATTCAGATCTTAATAATCTAAAAATAGATTTTAAATTTGATTATTTGATACATGCTGCTACATATGGACAGCCTAAAAAAGTGTTAGAAAACAGGGTTGGCACTATATTATTAAATAGTGCTTCGTTGATACAATTATTAGAAAAATCCAAAGAGTATAATGCTAAGGTTCTGTTTTTAAGCTCTAGCTCTATTTATGGCGAGATAGATAAAGAGCATTTGCCAACTTGTGAAAGCTATTTTGGCTATTTAAATCCATTTGATTCAAGCTCCATCTATGCCCAATCAAAAAGAGTAGCAGAGACAATATGTAAAATTTACATAGATGCTGGGGTTAGAATTTCTATAGCACGCATTGCTATTGCTTATGGGCCTGGATTTAAACTAGATGATAAAAGAGTTATGAATGAATTTATAACTCAAGCTATAAATCACAAACGCATTGTTTTATTAGATCAAGGTAGAGCTTACAGACAATTTAATTTCATTACAGATGCGATAGAGATGTGTTTAAATATTTTGATTAACGCAAATAATGATGTTTATAATATCGCAGGTTTATTTGAAAACAGATCAATTCTAGACCTTGCGAATAAAATTGGAAATTTAATTAACGCAGATGTAGTCTTGCCTGATATTAGCGATGAGAGCATATCTGGTCAAAGTGTAGTAAATTTAGATATATCAAAGTATATAAATAAATTTGGCAAAAATAGCTTTATCTCTTTAGATGAAGGCTTAGAATTAAACATAAAATGGATGAAAATATTAAAGGAAAAAGAAAATGAATTTACAAAATAA
- a CDS encoding NAD-dependent epimerase/dehydratase family protein has protein sequence MDKNSKIYIAGHNGLVGSMILAELQKQGYNNIIYKTHDQLDLIDQKSVDEFFKTQLPEYVFFSAAFVGGFIKQKKYPAEFLYNNIMMQNNVIWAAAKYGVKKLIYLASACVYPKDAPLPLRESYMLEGAFQPNNESYAIGKVAGIKLCEYLNLEKGKNFLCVAPTSIYGENDNFDLEDSHVQAGIFRKIYLAKCLNEGNLDLLSKDLSLDKESALEFCHKHGIYDTHIQMIGTGAAAREFANARDLANFCIYLASNIDFKDLCEYDENGNLISSFVNFTNEDPISIKELAHLMAKIMDYKGELIFEKELSKDDGTLKKSMSKDKFNKLGFENQISIEKGLTMMIEAYNTKWGGVERNYLIFFYALYRLRNISLYYANFNTSNKEK, from the coding sequence ATGGATAAAAACTCTAAAATTTATATAGCTGGACATAATGGACTAGTAGGAAGTATGATTTTAGCAGAGTTACAAAAACAAGGCTATAATAATATAATCTACAAAACGCACGATCAATTAGATTTGATAGATCAAAAGTCTGTTGATGAATTTTTCAAAACTCAACTACCTGAATATGTATTTTTCAGTGCTGCTTTTGTGGGCGGATTTATCAAACAAAAGAAATATCCGGCTGAATTTTTATACAATAATATCATGATGCAAAATAATGTTATTTGGGCTGCAGCCAAATACGGCGTCAAAAAATTAATATATTTAGCTTCAGCATGTGTCTATCCAAAAGATGCCCCATTGCCACTTCGTGAGAGCTATATGCTAGAGGGTGCATTTCAGCCAAATAATGAGAGTTACGCTATTGGCAAGGTTGCTGGGATTAAACTATGTGAATATCTAAATTTAGAAAAAGGAAAAAACTTTTTATGCGTTGCTCCAACTAGTATCTATGGAGAAAATGATAATTTTGATTTAGAAGATTCTCATGTTCAAGCTGGAATTTTCCGTAAAATTTATCTAGCAAAATGTTTAAATGAAGGAAATTTGGATCTATTATCTAAAGATTTGAGCTTAGATAAAGAGTCGGCTTTGGAATTTTGCCACAAACACGGCATATATGATACTCATATACAGATGATAGGTACAGGCGCTGCTGCTAGGGAGTTTGCTAATGCTAGGGATTTAGCTAATTTCTGTATATATTTAGCCTCTAATATAGATTTTAAAGATCTGTGCGAGTATGATGAAAACGGAAATTTGATAAGCTCTTTTGTAAATTTCACAAATGAAGACCCAATTAGCATTAAAGAGTTAGCTCATTTGATGGCTAAAATTATGGATTACAAAGGTGAGCTTATCTTTGAAAAAGAGCTTAGCAAAGATGATGGAACCCTTAAAAAATCAATGAGTAAAGATAAATTTAATAAACTTGGCTTTGAAAATCAAATTTCTATTGAAAAAGGCCTTACAATGATGATAGAAGCATATAACACTAAGTGGGGGGGGGTAGAGCGTAACTATCTAATTTTCTTTTATGCTCTTTATAGACTTCGTAATATTTCTCTTTATTATGCGAATTTCAATACTAGCAATAAGGAGAAATAA
- a CDS encoding GDP-L-fucose synthase family protein yields the protein MDKNSKIYIAGHNGTAGTALVDNLRARGYNNLILKTHKELDLTNQEAVANLFKNEKPEYVFLCAVLPCGAANVAQRADFIYENLMIQNNIIHQSYLNGVKKLICYGSGYMYPYDAKNPLKEEYMLQSNLEYNAYTMGIAKIAGAAMCEAYNIQYGTNFLCLALNNLYGTRANFDFGKSRVLPALLRKFHLAKMLEDDNLNAVLEDLGMNESDAKNILDNFGISKDSVEIWGTGKVRREFIHSDDLADGSIFVMQNIDFKDLATDKNPQNTHINIGSGVDYSIAEVARIAKDIVGFKGELKFNSSRPDSTMDRLMDVSKIHSLGWKHKINLEEGIKMMYKWYLNNHRGGVERKFEYLTHYRFISSNNPNYITDHKRICNG from the coding sequence ATGGATAAAAACTCCAAAATTTATATAGCTGGGCATAATGGGACGGCTGGGACGGCACTTGTGGATAATTTAAGGGCTAGAGGTTATAATAATTTAATACTTAAAACTCATAAAGAGCTTGATTTAACTAATCAAGAAGCCGTCGCAAATTTATTTAAAAATGAAAAACCTGAATATGTATTTTTATGTGCTGTTTTGCCTTGTGGGGCAGCAAATGTCGCACAAAGAGCTGATTTCATATATGAAAATTTAATGATACAAAATAATATCATCCATCAATCATATCTAAATGGTGTTAAAAAGCTCATCTGTTATGGCTCAGGATATATGTATCCTTATGATGCAAAAAATCCACTAAAAGAAGAGTACATGCTCCAAAGTAACCTAGAATATAACGCCTACACAATGGGAATAGCCAAAATCGCAGGGGCTGCAATGTGCGAGGCATATAATATACAATATGGTACAAATTTCTTATGCTTGGCATTAAATAATCTATATGGCACAAGAGCGAATTTTGATTTTGGCAAAAGCAGAGTTTTGCCTGCTTTACTTCGTAAATTTCATTTAGCTAAAATGCTTGAAGATGATAATTTAAATGCTGTTTTAGAAGATTTAGGTATGAATGAAAGTGATGCTAAAAATATATTAGATAATTTTGGTATATCTAAAGATAGTGTTGAAATTTGGGGTACTGGCAAAGTAAGAAGAGAGTTTATTCATAGCGATGATTTAGCAGATGGGTCTATTTTTGTTATGCAAAATATTGATTTTAAAGATTTAGCAACTGACAAAAATCCACAAAATACTCATATTAATATCGGCTCTGGCGTGGATTATAGCATAGCAGAAGTTGCCCGAATAGCAAAAGATATAGTGGGATTTAAAGGGGAATTAAAATTCAACTCTTCTAGACCGGATTCTACTATGGATAGGCTAATGGATGTATCAAAAATCCACTCCTTAGGCTGGAAACACAAAATAAATTTAGAAGAAGGAATCAAAATGATGTATAAATGGTATCTAAATAACCATAGGGGGGGGGTAGAGCGTAAATTTGAATATTTAACACATTATCGCTTTATCTCTTCAAATAATCCAAACTACATTACAGATCATAAAAGGATCTGTAATGGATAA
- a CDS encoding dTDP-4-dehydrorhamnose 3,5-epimerase family protein, whose product MAIEFDIQESKKLKGVYIITPSKFKDLRGEIWSAYSSEAILKLLPNGLNFVLDKFTLSKPNVLRGIHGDHKSWKLVTCVTGEIHQVVVDCQKESPTYLQYEKFIINSDNQKLILIPPRFGNAQYVSSKCDSMYYYKWAYEGEYVDASDQFTFAWNDPRIAIDWPTNTPILSNRDIESMTQDHTKGF is encoded by the coding sequence ATGGCGATAGAATTTGATATACAAGAATCTAAAAAACTAAAAGGCGTTTATATCATAACTCCTAGCAAATTCAAAGACTTAAGGGGTGAGATTTGGTCGGCGTATTCAAGCGAAGCGATATTAAAACTTTTACCAAATGGCCTTAATTTTGTCCTTGATAAATTTACACTTTCAAAACCAAATGTTTTAAGAGGAATTCATGGCGATCATAAATCTTGGAAGCTTGTAACTTGTGTAACTGGCGAAATCCACCAAGTTGTAGTAGATTGCCAAAAAGAATCCCCAACATATCTACAATATGAAAAATTCATTATCAACTCCGATAATCAAAAATTAATTTTAATCCCGCCACGATTTGGCAATGCTCAATATGTTAGCTCAAAATGCGACTCTATGTATTATTACAAATGGGCTTATGAGGGCGAATATGTCGATGCAAGTGATCAATTTACATTTGCTTGGAATGATCCTAGAATCGCAATTGATTGGCCTACTAATACTCCAATTTTATCAAATAGAGATATTGAATCAATGACTCAAGATCACACTAAAGGATTCTAA
- a CDS encoding GDP-L-fucose synthase family protein: MEKNSKIYIAGHRGLVGSAILQKLQNDGYLNLIYKTHDELDLTNQQEVKKFFEIEKPEFVILCAAKAGGIGANSKYRADFIYQNLMIECNVIHQAYLSGVKKLLFIASTTVYPKNATLPTNESWMLKGDLDYANKPYALSKIAGCLMCESYNLQYNTNFISITPTNLYGNNDKFDLEKSHVVPGILRKMHLAKLLNENRYDELLNDLNMPNLDEALVYLNKFGINENSVEIWGDGTPTREFLHSDDLAEAALFIMKKINFKDLIDNSKEIQNTHLNIGPNKNITIKELATLIKEIVGFKGDLTFNSNRPNGAINKLTDCSKIHSLGWKHKINLEEGVKMLYQWYKNGGGYELNLKSINNSKFTHLYLNCNFTMPFGLGLKAV; this comes from the coding sequence ATGGAGAAAAACTCTAAAATTTATATCGCAGGACATAGAGGTCTAGTCGGTAGTGCTATTTTACAAAAATTACAAAATGATGGTTATCTAAATTTGATATATAAAACACATGATGAATTAGATCTTACTAATCAGCAAGAAGTTAAAAAATTTTTTGAGATAGAAAAACCGGAATTTGTGATACTATGTGCCGCCAAAGCTGGTGGTATAGGTGCTAATAGCAAATATAGAGCAGATTTCATCTATCAAAATTTAATGATAGAGTGTAATGTCATTCATCAAGCATATTTAAGTGGTGTTAAAAAATTGCTTTTTATAGCTTCAACTACAGTTTATCCCAAAAACGCCACCTTGCCAACTAATGAATCTTGGATGTTAAAAGGTGATTTGGATTATGCTAATAAGCCTTATGCCTTGTCTAAAATCGCTGGTTGTTTGATGTGTGAGTCCTATAATTTACAATACAATACAAATTTCATATCCATAACTCCTACAAATTTATATGGGAATAACGATAAATTTGACCTAGAAAAATCGCATGTAGTCCCTGGAATTTTAAGAAAAATGCACTTAGCCAAACTCCTAAATGAAAATAGATATGATGAGCTACTAAATGATTTAAATATGCCAAATTTAGATGAAGCTTTAGTTTATTTAAACAAATTTGGCATAAATGAAAATAGCGTAGAAATATGGGGTGATGGCACTCCTACAAGAGAATTTTTACATAGTGATGATCTAGCAGAGGCTGCCTTGTTTATCATGAAAAAGATAAATTTTAAAGATCTTATCGATAACTCAAAAGAGATACAAAATACCCATCTAAATATAGGCCCAAATAAAAATATTACAATTAAAGAGCTAGCAACATTAATCAAAGAGATAGTTGGATTTAAAGGCGATTTGACTTTTAATTCTAATCGCCCTAATGGAGCAATAAATAAACTAACTGATTGTTCAAAAATTCACTCTTTAGGCTGGAAACATAAAATAAATTTAGAAGAAGGAGTCAAAATGCTGTATCAATGGTATAAAAATGGGGGGGGGTATGAGCTAAATTTAAAATCAATAAATAATTCTAAATTTACTCATTTATATTTAAATTGTAATTTCACTATGCCTTTTGGCTTAGGCTTAAAGGCTGTGTGA
- a CDS encoding dTDP-4-dehydrorhamnose 3,5-epimerase family protein: protein MAIEFDIQESKKLKGVYIITPNKFRDLRGEIWSAFTSEAIDKLLPNNLRFIHDKFIHSKHNVIRGIHGDKNTYKLATCVYGQIHQVVVDCNENSPTYLQYEEFVIDANNQKMILVPAGFGNAHYVSSQSAVYYYKCAYIGKYIDADKQFTYAWNDHRIGIEWPTTNPILSERDMLITQN from the coding sequence ATGGCGATAGAATTTGATATACAAGAATCTAAAAAACTAAAAGGCGTTTATATCATCACTCCTAATAAATTTAGGGATTTAAGGGGTGAGATTTGGTCGGCATTTACTAGTGAGGCTATTGATAAACTCCTTCCAAACAATCTAAGATTTATCCATGATAAATTTATTCACTCAAAGCACAATGTAATCCGTGGCATTCATGGCGATAAAAATACATACAAATTAGCTACTTGCGTATATGGGCAAATACACCAAGTAGTAGTAGATTGTAACGAAAACTCACCTACATATTTACAATATGAAGAGTTTGTAATAGATGCTAATAATCAAAAGATGATTTTAGTCCCAGCTGGTTTTGGCAATGCTCATTATGTTAGCTCACAAAGTGCGGTATATTATTACAAATGTGCATATATAGGTAAATATATAGACGCAGATAAGCAATTTACTTATGCTTGGAATGACCATAGAATAGGCATAGAGTGGCCTACAACTAATCCGATTTTATCAGAGCGAGATATGCTTATCACGCAAAATTAA
- a CDS encoding DegT/DnrJ/EryC1/StrS family aminotransferase, producing the protein MQGYSLASSTWDEKELNAINEVIKSDIFTMGKKVAEFEKDFAKFVGSKYAVMTSSGSTANLIATAALFYTKNNKLKRGDEVIVPAVSWSTTYYPLHQYGLKLKFVDIDLHTLNYDLEALKNAISDKTKMIMCVNLLGNPNDFDAIKAMISNKNIILLEDNCESMGAEYKGKQAGTFGIMGTFSTFYSHHMATMEGGFVVTDDEELYHILLCLRAHGWTRNLPKDNLVAPKSDDWFSESFRFVLPGYNVRPVEMSGAIGIEQLKKLPNFLKHRRENAKLFQKYFANHPDFIIQQEIGSSSWFGFSLIIKPNSNLKRSDIIKLLEANNIEYRPIATGDFTQNEVIKYFDYEIFGELKNAKYLQENGFFVGNHQIDISNQINLLNSVIGGGRPLNNKFQISIAYLSELKAA; encoded by the coding sequence ATGCAAGGATATTCTTTAGCATCATCAACTTGGGATGAAAAAGAGTTAAACGCCATTAATGAAGTTATCAAAAGCGATATCTTTACAATGGGCAAGAAAGTAGCTGAATTTGAAAAAGATTTCGCTAAATTTGTCGGATCAAAATACGCCGTTATGACAAGCTCAGGCTCGACAGCAAATTTAATCGCAACTGCAGCGTTATTTTATACCAAAAATAATAAACTAAAAAGAGGCGATGAAGTAATAGTCCCAGCCGTATCTTGGAGTACTACATATTACCCGCTTCATCAATATGGCCTTAAACTCAAATTTGTTGATATAGATTTACATACACTAAATTATGATTTAGAAGCGTTAAAAAACGCTATAAGCGATAAAACAAAGATGATAATGTGTGTAAATTTGCTCGGAAATCCAAATGATTTTGACGCTATTAAAGCTATGATTTCTAATAAAAATATAATTTTATTAGAAGATAATTGCGAGTCAATGGGAGCTGAATATAAAGGCAAACAAGCCGGAACATTTGGTATTATGGGGACATTTTCTACATTTTACTCTCACCATATGGCTACTATGGAGGGCGGTTTTGTCGTTACTGATGATGAGGAGCTTTATCATATTTTATTATGTCTTAGGGCGCATGGTTGGACTAGGAATTTGCCAAAAGATAATCTAGTAGCACCAAAAAGCGATGATTGGTTTAGTGAGTCGTTTAGATTTGTATTGCCTGGATACAATGTCCGCCCAGTTGAAATGAGTGGAGCAATCGGTATAGAACAACTTAAAAAACTTCCAAATTTCTTAAAACACAGAAGAGAAAATGCTAAGCTTTTCCAAAAATACTTCGCAAATCATCCTGATTTTATCATACAACAAGAGATTGGCTCTAGCTCGTGGTTTGGATTTTCACTCATTATCAAACCTAATTCAAATTTAAAAAGATCTGATATTATCAAGCTTTTAGAAGCTAATAATATAGAGTATCGCCCTATTGCTACTGGTGATTTTACTCAAAATGAAGTTATCAAATATTTTGATTACGAAATTTTTGGCGAACTAAAAAACGCAAAATATCTACAAGAAAATGGCTTTTTCGTAGGCAATCACCAAATAGATATTAGCAATCAAATAAATTTGCTAAATAGCGTTATAGGGGGGGGCAGACCTCTAAATAATAAATTTCAAATTTCTATCGCTTATCTTAGCGAGCTAAAGGCTGCGTGA
- a CDS encoding outer membrane beta-barrel protein, translated as MFKFKSTILMLSLSATFALADGYFIGFSGGLNHSLVDEDNYDLISDNNLLLSPKFGYQIDNTHRYSISYEYGGKSSGSRSYDIELGGVVVANEWEKYEFTSHRFLLGYDYTPLIQPNLRADIGVFAGYSLGKFDVKNSLIQDIAQAIPSYLDGFSYGAKLGALYEIDDRWDIEFGAKIMRTMYKSKDLDISFDYGGKTYKIEDKPFRLKQLDMGAYLGVSYRF; from the coding sequence ATGTTTAAATTTAAATCTACAATTCTTATGCTATCTTTAAGTGCTACATTTGCTCTAGCTGATGGGTATTTCATCGGATTTAGTGGTGGCTTAAATCATAGCTTGGTCGATGAGGATAATTATGATTTAATATCAGACAATAATCTCTTATTATCACCTAAATTTGGCTATCAAATAGATAATACGCACAGATACTCTATATCATATGAATATGGCGGTAAATCAAGCGGTAGCAGAAGCTATGATATCGAACTAGGCGGCGTAGTCGTAGCAAATGAGTGGGAAAAATATGAATTTACTTCTCATAGATTTTTATTAGGATATGACTATACCCCATTAATACAGCCTAATTTAAGAGCCGATATAGGTGTATTTGCTGGATACTCTTTGGGTAAATTTGATGTAAAAAATAGCCTAATACAAGATATAGCCCAAGCAATTCCTAGCTATCTTGATGGGTTTAGCTATGGAGCAAAACTGGGTGCGTTGTATGAAATAGATGATAGATGGGATATAGAATTTGGTGCAAAAATTATGCGTACAATGTATAAAAGCAAAGATTTGGATATAAGCTTTGATTATGGTGGCAAAACCTATAAGATAGAAGATAAGCCATTTAGACTAAAACAGCTTGATATGGGGGCATATCTTGGCGTGAGTTATAGGTTTTAG